One region of Syntrophobacter fumaroxidans MPOB genomic DNA includes:
- the mltA gene encoding murein transglycosylase A, producing MLPKILSLAFAALVLFAGCTPQPAPKPTAVSVLQRLPEEQLPDFSDDMDAASLLTAAERSMKFFDRVPADRLYSLGEVQVRADLLKSTLQRFLELCRAQRLDRKTIAAAFDVFLVAPPDRPSLVTGYYEPILEARGRRDETFRHPLYGVPPDLLTIDLPSFDPVKFPTGRLIGRLNERKVVPYFTRAQIDGEKALDRWGSELAWLADPVDAFFLHVQGSGMLRMPGGDRRIGYAGANGRPYRSIGKVLIDRGVMTVDEMSMQAIRAYLGAHPELMEEILWHNESYVFFQWVKEGPMGSINVPLTAGRSIATDPQFHPSGAPCFLETQKPRLDERGNVLGWEPLHRWVLNQDTGGAIKGPGRVDLFCGTGEQGEWQAGRLKHPGKLMILIRKGGIPSGSSQPAVLRRTDAGLPELRPQETCGASPRGAAIAWRSRRHWKRIRISSKHRLSTMMAFRGSSSLRSMSETDAREVSRNIWAALNRSVVSSPRSLTWRSNMEGSAC from the coding sequence ATGTTGCCGAAAATTCTCTCCCTGGCTTTTGCGGCTTTGGTGCTGTTCGCGGGCTGCACACCGCAGCCCGCACCCAAACCGACCGCGGTCTCCGTGCTGCAACGCCTGCCGGAGGAGCAACTCCCCGATTTCAGCGACGACATGGATGCGGCCTCGCTGCTCACAGCCGCTGAACGGAGCATGAAGTTTTTCGACCGGGTTCCCGCGGACCGCCTGTATTCACTGGGTGAAGTGCAGGTCCGCGCGGACCTGCTCAAATCCACTCTGCAACGCTTCCTCGAGCTCTGCCGGGCTCAGCGCCTCGACAGGAAAACCATTGCCGCCGCCTTCGACGTATTCCTCGTCGCCCCGCCGGACCGCCCTTCCCTCGTCACGGGTTACTATGAGCCCATCCTCGAAGCCCGCGGTCGGCGCGACGAAACTTTCCGCCATCCTCTCTACGGGGTTCCCCCCGACCTGCTGACCATCGATCTGCCTTCCTTCGATCCCGTGAAATTCCCCACGGGCCGCCTGATCGGACGGTTGAACGAGCGCAAGGTCGTTCCCTACTTTACGCGGGCACAGATCGACGGGGAGAAGGCTCTCGACCGGTGGGGAAGCGAACTGGCATGGCTGGCCGACCCGGTGGACGCCTTTTTTCTTCACGTGCAGGGTTCCGGGATGCTCCGCATGCCCGGCGGGGACCGACGAATCGGCTACGCGGGAGCGAACGGACGCCCTTACAGGAGCATCGGCAAGGTGCTCATCGACAGGGGCGTGATGACCGTCGATGAAATGTCCATGCAGGCGATTCGCGCCTATTTGGGGGCACATCCGGAACTGATGGAGGAGATCCTGTGGCACAATGAGAGCTACGTATTCTTTCAATGGGTCAAAGAAGGCCCGATGGGAAGCATCAACGTGCCCTTGACCGCCGGGCGCTCCATCGCAACCGACCCGCAGTTCCACCCTTCCGGCGCGCCGTGCTTTCTCGAAACACAAAAGCCCCGCCTGGATGAACGGGGCAACGTGCTCGGATGGGAACCGCTCCATCGCTGGGTTTTGAACCAGGACACCGGAGGTGCGATCAAGGGGCCCGGACGAGTGGACCTGTTCTGCGGCACCGGGGAGCAGGGGGAATGGCAGGCGGGTCGGCTGAAGCACCCCGGAAAGCTGATGATTCTTATCAGGAAGGGCGGCATCCCCTCCGGCAGTTCCCAACCCGCAGTCCTGCGGCGCACGGACGCAGGCTTGCCGGAGCTCCGCCCTCAGGAGACGTGCGGGGCCTCGCCCCGGGGTGCGGCGATCGCCTGGCGATCGAGAAGGCATTGGAAAAGGATTCGCATTTCGTCGAAACACCGGCTGAGCACGATGATGGCCTTCAGGGGTTCATCTTCTTTGCGTTCCATGTCGGAGACCGATGCCAGAGAAGTCAGCAGAAACATCTGGGCCGCTCTGAATCGATCCGTGGTCAGCTCACCCCGCAGCTTGACCTGGCGAAGCAACATGGAAGGATCGGCCTGTTGA